Proteins encoded within one genomic window of Panicum virgatum strain AP13 chromosome 1N, P.virgatum_v5, whole genome shotgun sequence:
- the LOC120656701 gene encoding expansin-B11-like codes for MAKSYTLLFGALVVLALLVSPIACSRKLAKPNKHRPSRKPAVGARGNYTATPSASDAYGSGGWLSAGATYYGAPNGDGSDGGACGYQTAVGQQPFSSMIAAGSPSLFKGGKGCGACYEVKCDSNPACSGQPATVVITDECPGGACLAEAAHFDMSGTSMGAMAKPGMADRLRAAGILKIQYKRVPCKYSGVNIAFRVDQGSNPFYLEVLVEFEDGDGDLSAVDLMEAGCGTWTPMVQNWGALWRYNSNTGKALRAPFSLRLTSDSGKVLVANNVIPAGWKAGATYRSLVNYS; via the exons ATGGCGAAGTCTTACACCTTGCTGTTCGGCGCACTGGTCGTACTCGCGCTTCTGGTAAGCCCCATTGCTTGCTCCCGCAAGCTCGCCAAGCCCAACAAGCACAGGCCGAGCCGCAAGCCGGCTGTCGGGGCCCGCGGCAACTACACCGCCACACCCTCGGCCTCCGACGCCTACGGCTCCGGCGGCTGGCTGTCCGCCGGCGCGACGTACTACGGCGCCCCCAACGGCGACGGCAGTGACG GCGGCGCATGCGGCTACCAGACCGCCGTCGGGCAGCAGCCCTTCTCGTCGATGATCGCCGCCGGGAGCCCGTCGCTGTTCAAGGGCGGCAAGGGATGCGGCGCCTGCTACGAG GTTAAATGCGACAGCAACCCGGCGTGCTCCGGGCAGCCGGCGACCGTGGTCATCACCGACGAGTGCCCCGGCGGGGCCTGCCTCGCCGAGGCCGCCCACTTCGACATGAGCGGCACCTCCATGGGCGCCATGGCGAAGCCCGGCATGGCCGACAGGCTTCGCGCCGCCGGTATCCTCAAGATCCAGTACAAGAG GGTGCCGTGCAAGTACAGCGGCGTGAACATCGCCTTTCGGGTGGACCAGGGCTCCAACCCGTTCTACTTGGAGGTGCTGGTCGAGTtcgaggacggcgacggcgacctcaGCGCCGTCGACCTGATGGAGGCCGGGTGCGGCACCTGGACGCCGATGGTGCAGAACTGGGGCGCCCTGTGGCGCTACAACTCCAACACCGGCAAGGCGCTGAGGGCGCCCTTCTCGCTCCGGCTGACCTCCGACTCCGGCAAGGTCCTCGTCGCCAACAACGTCATCCCCGCCGGCTGGAAGGCCGGAGCCACGTACCGCTCCTTGGTGAACTACTCCTAA